The following are encoded together in the Lathyrus oleraceus cultivar Zhongwan6 chromosome 3, CAAS_Psat_ZW6_1.0, whole genome shotgun sequence genome:
- the LOC127129889 gene encoding uncharacterized protein LOC127129889, giving the protein MSQQSNSSPSKNMPCSPSAEPSNPNREDPVADSVNTPHARRPKETVSGFSSSIVLEERTKEGSRYVHNAIATIVTGILSGNHEVPGVSIPLNTIEPDSVADQENTESLGKNISDDVEQTDAHKESNVDKPLDNVAGEEVHVTHDVSDNPNCEAETVDLEEFSDNELLSSVLPSIAKRVRTRREKKTVAQRSPRNKIDVPTSSKTTVAVESSLKRKVHGPTKSWSKVKRLALERELAQNVLDCKDIMDLIQEAGLMKTGTQFSKCYEMLVKEFIVNLSEECADGKSKEFRKVYVRGKCVNFSPSVINKYLGRPDEAQSELEFPNILIENDSVKKRDNPMFFNHKLFLGTHVPDIVMTSGETSRVSNQPGKTAVIAMLKETCRELEARKLNLEKLISSLEMTEGDVLVDAGEFGEAAAVAEEAERQGEEGEADASPDDGTDDDADSESDD; this is encoded by the exons ATGTCTCAACAATCCAACTCTTCTCCTTCCAAGAACATGCCTTGTTCTCCTAGCGCTGAACCAAGCAACCCTAACAGAGAAGATCCTGTTGCTGACTCTGTGAATACCCcacatgcaagaagacctaaagaaactgTATCAGGCTTCTCCTCATCCATCGTTCTTGAGGAACGGACCAAAGAAGGTTCCAGGTATGTTCACAATGCCATTGCCACTATAGTGACTGGAATACTGTCTGGAAATCATGAGGTCCCTGGGGTTTCCATTCCCTTAAACACTATTGAACCTGATAGTGTTGCTGATCAAGAAAATACTGAGTCTTTAGGAAAGAATATCTCTGATGATGTTGAGCAAACTGATGCCCATAAGGAGTCAAATGTTGACAAACCCTTAGATAATGTGGCTGGTGAGGAAGTTCATGTCACTcatgatgtcagtgacaaccctaactGTGAGGCTGAAACAGTAGACCTGGAGGAATTTTCTGATAATGAGTTATTGTCCTCTGTCctccctagcatagccaaaagggttaggactaggagagaaaagAAAACTGTGGCTCAAAGGTCCCCCAGAAATAAGATTGATGTTCCAACCTCTTCCAAGACAACGGTGGCAGTCGAGAGTTCCCTTAAGAGGAAAGTTCATGGTCCAaccaaatcttggagcaaagtg AAGAGGCTGGCTTTGGAAAGGGAATTAGCTCAGAATGTCCTAGACTGTAAGGATATTATGGATCTTATTCAAGAGGCTGGTTTAATGAAGACTGGGACTCAGTTTTCAAAGTGCTATGAGATGTTGGTAAAGGAATTTATTGTTAATTTGTCTGAAGAATGTGCTGATGGCAAGTCTAAGGAATTCAGGAAAGTGTATGTGAGAGGCAAGTGCGTAAATTTCTCTCCTTCAGTGATCAACAAGTATTTGGGAAGGCCTGATGAAGCTCAATCTGAGCTTGAG TTTCCAAACATCTTAATTGAGAATGATTCTGTGAAGAAAAGAGACAACCCTATGTTTTTCAATCATAAGCTGTTCCTAGGTACccatgtccctgacattgtcatgacatcaggtGAGACATCACGTGTAAGCAATCAGCCAGGTAAAACTGCTGTCATTGCAATGCTCAAAGAAACCTGCAGGGAATtagaggcaaggaagctgaaCTTGGAAAAATTGATTAGCTCTTTGGAGATGACTGAAGGTGATGTGCTAGTTGATGCTGGAGAATTTGGTGAAGCTGCTGCTGTTGCAGAAGAAGCTGAAAGACAAGGTGAAGAGGGAGAAGCAGATGCCAGTCCTGATGATGGCACAGATGATGATGCTGACTCTGAATCAGATGACTAG